The proteins below come from a single Malus sylvestris chromosome 3, drMalSylv7.2, whole genome shotgun sequence genomic window:
- the LOC126616629 gene encoding uncharacterized protein LOC126616629 isoform X3 encodes MSGRRLGDYPSRSLANHCAKAEESRRSYSGRVSGSVRARPEPNSRREYDNRRYYDGERERDRRPLEPAGLGAGLPLSESTSMKFEWNNLLARRPAVSTANPGLNRPDFGFSSGSGKLGVPDPGVDPTRKLAYFHGGFPAALPKPHVGIQKVEDFRLGDHNAYVGPEDKAVFGNGPARSSILDPGFHGVSDEFNTSQITGPHQSVDAGWGWRNPKWDYNAPAYGVREVPRPPVYNASLRAGTQEISQWNQYPNFMDQTQPAVLNYQSLSEQSISGYDEVLGSSPRTRSFGFGRDDGLERGREALSYEGTLKKLAPLEGDQSLDELTTLQMCAMRKRALARKLRRNESNSELSNDSSDACDVPDLSFGYDQWSNEDFKHYGIVGQDQLNIDQAVTCGEGQWNVDQDVNFGVNRVNINQNLNFGEDQWYTDRDSIYGEDHRGPNHVVDHWKAEDVNKLNSDNLLPSSKLPVPVQQRHGEQFQSARLGVKRRLGPLKSPGSIKKRLGPLKSSVSVKRRLGPLQSPGSVKKHLRPAQDVPNLEFSDYKPHDQYKSQIRETDDFSGSIHPQGDDIPKVKAKPAEMELPEDSEEFKRLVDSAFFKHIKRLHENPALRRQLTGGGSFTTKCCVCASNSKEFAGVVPLAIHAFMSRMAGSRAEHLGFHKALCVLMGWDSASVSNGTWVQRFLPDAEALALKEDMVIFPPVVVIHNTSIANKNPNKRVIVTIEGLEDILKVATFTGGGMHFQIGGAIHTPLLHTHLNFRPLD; translated from the exons atgagtGGGCGGAGGCTCGGGGACTACCCGAGTCGTTCTTTGGCGAACCACTGCGCGAAAGCCGAGGAGAGTCGACGTTCGTACTCGGGTCGGGTTTCGGGTTCGGTAAGAGCAAGACCTGAACCGAATTCCCGGAGAGAGTACGATAACCGTCGTTATTATgatggagaaagagagagagacaggcGGCCGCTGGAACCGGCAGGTCTCGGCGCCGGCTTGCCCCTCTCGGAATCGACGTCGATGAAGTTCGAGTGGAACAATCTGCTAGCCCGGAGACCCGCCGTTTCGACCGCGAATCCGGGTTTGAACCGACCCGACTTCGGTTTCAGCTCCGGAAGTGGGAAACTTGGGGTTCCGGACCCTGGTGTGGACCCCACAAGGAAGCTTGCGTATTTTCATGGCGGATTCCCGGCTGCGTTGCCAAAACCCCATGTGGGTATTCAAAAAGTTGAAGACTTTAGGCTCGGTGACCACAATGCATACGTGGGTCCAGAAGATAAGGCCGTGTTTGGCAACGGACCTGCGCGCTCGAGCATTTTGGATCCGGGTTTTCACGGGGTTTCTGATGAATTCAACACAAGTCAAATAACGGGACCACATCAGTCGGTTGATGCCGGTTGGGGATGGCGGAATCCGAAATGGGACTACAATGCCCCTGCATATGGTGTTAGAGAAGTTCCGAGGCCTCCGGTTTACAATGCTTCACTCAGAGCAGGTACTCAGGAGATTAGCCAGTGGAACCAATATCCTAATTTTATGGACCAAACACAACCCGCTGTTCTGAATTATCAATCTTTGAGCGAACAATCGATCTCTGGTTATGATGAAGTTTTGGGTTCTAGTCCGCGAACCCGGAGCTTCGGATTTGGAAGAGATGATGGTCTCGAAAGAGGGCGAGAAGCGTTGTCGTATGAAGGTACATTGAAGAAATTGGCTCCGCTTGAGGGTGATCAAAGTTTGGACGAGCTGACCACCCTGCAAATGTGTGCAATGAGGAAACGTGCTCTAGCTAGGAAACTACGTCGGAATGAATCAAATTCTGAATTGTCCAATGATTCGAGTGACGCTTGCGATGTACCTGACTTGAGTTTTGGGTACGATCAGTGGAGTAATGAAGATTTCAAACATTATGGAATCGTTGGTCAGGATCAATTGAACATTGACCAAGCTGTGACCTGTGGTGAGGGTCAATGGAACGTTGACCAAGATGTGAATTTTGGAGTTAATCGCGTgaacattaaccaaaatttgaattttggagAGGATCAATGGTACACCGACCGGGATTCTATCTATGGAGAGGATCACCGTGGTCCGAACCATGTTGTGGACCACTGGAAAGCAGAAGATGTCAACAAACTAAATTCCGACAATTTGTTACCATCTTCTAAACTGCCAGTACCTGTCCAGCAGCGTCATGGAGAACAATTCCAATCTGCCAGGTTGGGTGTAAAGAGGCGTTTGGGACCTTTGAAGTCACCTGGCAGTATAAAGAAGCGCTTGGGACCGTTAAAGTCCTCTGTTAGTGTAAAAAGGCGTTTGGGACCATTGCAATCACCGGGCAGTGTAAAGAAGCATCTCAGGCCTGCTCAAGATGTTCCTAATCTCGAATTCTCAGATTACAAACCCCATGATCAGTACAAATCTCAAATAAGAGAAACCGATGATTTTAGTGGAAGCATTCATCCTCAAGGGGATGACATTCCAAAAGTTAAGGCGAAACCTGCGGAGATGGAACTTCCTGAAGATTCTGAGGAGTTCAAGAGACTGGTGGATAGTGCCTTTTTTAAGCACATTAAGCGTTTGCATGAAAACCCAGCTCTAAGAAGACAATTAACGGGAGGAGGAAGTTTTACTACAAAGTGTTGTGTATGTGCCAG CAACTCGAAAGAGTTTGCAGGTGTGGTGCCCTTGGCAATACATGCCTTCATGTCACGTATGGCTGGTTCCAGAGCAGAGCACttgggttttcataaagcactTTGTGTGCTAATGGGATGGGACAGTGCATCTGTCTCGAATGGTACATGGGTTCAGCGGTTCTTGCCTGATGCTGAAGCCTTGGCTCTGAAGGAGGACATGGTTATCTTTCCTCCGGTTGTTGTCATTCACAACACTTCCATAGcaaataaaaatccaaataaaAGGGTGATTGTAACTATTGAAGGGCTGGAGGATATTCTTAAAG TTGCAACATTCACGGGAGGTGGAATGCATTTCCAAAtaggtggtgctatccacacaccccttttacACACCCATCTCAATTTTCGGCCGTTGGATTGA
- the LOC126616629 gene encoding uncharacterized protein LOC126616629 isoform X1 yields MSGRRLGDYPSRSLANHCAKAEESRRSYSGRVSGSVRARPEPNSRREYDNRRYYDGERERDRRPLEPAGLGAGLPLSESTSMKFEWNNLLARRPAVSTANPGLNRPDFGFSSGSGKLGVPDPGVDPTRKLAYFHGGFPAALPKPHVGIQKVEDFRLGDHNAYVGPEDKAVFGNGPARSSILDPGFHGVSDEFNTSQITGPHQSVDAGWGWRNPKWDYNAPAYGVREVPRPPVYNASLRAGTQEISQWNQYPNFMDQTQPAVLNYQSLSEQSISGYDEVLGSSPRTRSFGFGRDDGLERGREALSYEGTLKKLAPLEGDQSLDELTTLQMCAMRKRALARKLRRNESNSELSNDSSDACDVPDLSFGYDQWSNEDFKHYGIVGQDQLNIDQAVTCGEGQWNVDQDVNFGVNRVNINQNLNFGEDQWYTDRDSIYGEDHRGPNHVVDHWKAEDVNKLNSDNLLPSSKLPVPVQQRHGEQFQSARLGVKRRLGPLKSPGSIKKRLGPLKSSVSVKRRLGPLQSPGSVKKHLRPAQDVPNLEFSDYKPHDQYKSQIRETDDFSGSIHPQGDDIPKVKAKPAEMELPEDSEEFKRLVDSAFFKHIKRLHENPALRRQLTGGGSFTTKCCVCASNSKEFAGVVPLAIHAFMSRMAGSRAEHLGFHKALCVLMGWDSASVSNGTWVQRFLPDAEALALKEDMVIFPPVVVIHNTSIANKNPNKRVIVTIEGLEDILKGIGFGGGKAKVCRGKPANYSILVVTFNATFSGFREAERLHKLFAENKHGRAEFQQITSASLSNSSSEGKQNSLEDQENCLYGYVGLAEDFDKLESETKKRCRVKSKKEIQATAITYL; encoded by the exons atgagtGGGCGGAGGCTCGGGGACTACCCGAGTCGTTCTTTGGCGAACCACTGCGCGAAAGCCGAGGAGAGTCGACGTTCGTACTCGGGTCGGGTTTCGGGTTCGGTAAGAGCAAGACCTGAACCGAATTCCCGGAGAGAGTACGATAACCGTCGTTATTATgatggagaaagagagagagacaggcGGCCGCTGGAACCGGCAGGTCTCGGCGCCGGCTTGCCCCTCTCGGAATCGACGTCGATGAAGTTCGAGTGGAACAATCTGCTAGCCCGGAGACCCGCCGTTTCGACCGCGAATCCGGGTTTGAACCGACCCGACTTCGGTTTCAGCTCCGGAAGTGGGAAACTTGGGGTTCCGGACCCTGGTGTGGACCCCACAAGGAAGCTTGCGTATTTTCATGGCGGATTCCCGGCTGCGTTGCCAAAACCCCATGTGGGTATTCAAAAAGTTGAAGACTTTAGGCTCGGTGACCACAATGCATACGTGGGTCCAGAAGATAAGGCCGTGTTTGGCAACGGACCTGCGCGCTCGAGCATTTTGGATCCGGGTTTTCACGGGGTTTCTGATGAATTCAACACAAGTCAAATAACGGGACCACATCAGTCGGTTGATGCCGGTTGGGGATGGCGGAATCCGAAATGGGACTACAATGCCCCTGCATATGGTGTTAGAGAAGTTCCGAGGCCTCCGGTTTACAATGCTTCACTCAGAGCAGGTACTCAGGAGATTAGCCAGTGGAACCAATATCCTAATTTTATGGACCAAACACAACCCGCTGTTCTGAATTATCAATCTTTGAGCGAACAATCGATCTCTGGTTATGATGAAGTTTTGGGTTCTAGTCCGCGAACCCGGAGCTTCGGATTTGGAAGAGATGATGGTCTCGAAAGAGGGCGAGAAGCGTTGTCGTATGAAGGTACATTGAAGAAATTGGCTCCGCTTGAGGGTGATCAAAGTTTGGACGAGCTGACCACCCTGCAAATGTGTGCAATGAGGAAACGTGCTCTAGCTAGGAAACTACGTCGGAATGAATCAAATTCTGAATTGTCCAATGATTCGAGTGACGCTTGCGATGTACCTGACTTGAGTTTTGGGTACGATCAGTGGAGTAATGAAGATTTCAAACATTATGGAATCGTTGGTCAGGATCAATTGAACATTGACCAAGCTGTGACCTGTGGTGAGGGTCAATGGAACGTTGACCAAGATGTGAATTTTGGAGTTAATCGCGTgaacattaaccaaaatttgaattttggagAGGATCAATGGTACACCGACCGGGATTCTATCTATGGAGAGGATCACCGTGGTCCGAACCATGTTGTGGACCACTGGAAAGCAGAAGATGTCAACAAACTAAATTCCGACAATTTGTTACCATCTTCTAAACTGCCAGTACCTGTCCAGCAGCGTCATGGAGAACAATTCCAATCTGCCAGGTTGGGTGTAAAGAGGCGTTTGGGACCTTTGAAGTCACCTGGCAGTATAAAGAAGCGCTTGGGACCGTTAAAGTCCTCTGTTAGTGTAAAAAGGCGTTTGGGACCATTGCAATCACCGGGCAGTGTAAAGAAGCATCTCAGGCCTGCTCAAGATGTTCCTAATCTCGAATTCTCAGATTACAAACCCCATGATCAGTACAAATCTCAAATAAGAGAAACCGATGATTTTAGTGGAAGCATTCATCCTCAAGGGGATGACATTCCAAAAGTTAAGGCGAAACCTGCGGAGATGGAACTTCCTGAAGATTCTGAGGAGTTCAAGAGACTGGTGGATAGTGCCTTTTTTAAGCACATTAAGCGTTTGCATGAAAACCCAGCTCTAAGAAGACAATTAACGGGAGGAGGAAGTTTTACTACAAAGTGTTGTGTATGTGCCAG CAACTCGAAAGAGTTTGCAGGTGTGGTGCCCTTGGCAATACATGCCTTCATGTCACGTATGGCTGGTTCCAGAGCAGAGCACttgggttttcataaagcactTTGTGTGCTAATGGGATGGGACAGTGCATCTGTCTCGAATGGTACATGGGTTCAGCGGTTCTTGCCTGATGCTGAAGCCTTGGCTCTGAAGGAGGACATGGTTATCTTTCCTCCGGTTGTTGTCATTCACAACACTTCCATAGcaaataaaaatccaaataaaAGGGTGATTGTAACTATTGAAGGGCTGGAGGATATTCTTAAAG GTATAGGTTTTGGTGGGGGGAAGGCTAAGGTGTGCCGTGGGAAGCCTGCAAATTACAGCATCTTGGTGGTGACATTTAATGCCACATTTTCTGGTTTTCGGGAAGCAGAAAGGCTTCACAAGCTTTTTGCTGAGAACAAACACGGGAGGGCTGAGTTCCAGCAGATCACCTCAGCTTCCCTCAGCAACAGCAGCAGCGAAGGGAAGCAAAACTCGCTGGAAGACCAAGAAAATTGTTTATATGGCTATGTGGGACTTGCAGAGGATTTTGATAAACTTGAAAGCGAGACCAAGAAGCGGTGTCGGGTGAAGAGCAAGAAGGAAATCCAGGCTACTGCAATTACTTATTTGTGA
- the LOC126616630 gene encoding uncharacterized protein LOC126616630 codes for MLATFLLIVGHNSTYCLLHDTFGRSHWTVSRNFNKVLKTLNTIAPEMMAKHGLAVPSKIRESMRFYPYLKDCIGAIDGTHIPASVFGCDVSNYHNRKGVISQNVLATCNFDLEFIYILSGYEGSVHDSRVLNDVLTRRN; via the exons ATGCTTGCAACATTTTTGCTTATTGTTGGACACAATAGTACATATTGTTTACTACATGATACATTTGGCCGATCACATTGGACTGTTAGTAGAAATTTTAACAAAGTTTTGAAGACCTTAAACACAATAGCACCAGAGATGATGGCCAAACATGGATTAGCAGTGCCATCTAAAATAAGGGAAAGTATGAGATTTTACCCTTACTTGAAG GATTGTATTGGAGCTATTGATGGCACACATATCCCAGCATCAGTGTTCGGATGCGATGTAAGCAATTATCATAATCGTAAGGGTGTCATATCACAAAATGTATTAGCTACTTGTAACTTTGATTTGGAATTCATTTACATCCTTAGTGGGTATGAAGGATCAGTTCATGATTCAAGAGTACTAAATGATGTTTTGACAAGAAGGAATTGA
- the LOC126616629 gene encoding uncharacterized protein LOC126616629 isoform X2, with product MSGRRLGDYPSRSLANHCAKAEESRRSYSGRVSGSVRARPEPNSRREYDNRRYYDGERERDRRPLEPAGLGAGLPLSESTSMKFEWNNLLARRPAVSTANPGLNRPDFGFSSGSGKLGVPDPGVDPTRKLAYFHGGFPAALPKPHVGIQKVEDFRLGDHNAYVGPEDKAVFGNGPARSSILDPGFHGVSDEFNTSQITGPHQSVDAGWGWRNPKWDYNAPAYGVREVPRPPVYNASLRAGTQEISQWNQYPNFMDQTQPAVLNYQSLSEQSISGYDEVLGSSPRTRSFGFGRDDGLERGREALSYEGTLKKLAPLEGDQSLDELTTLQMCAMRKRALARKLRRNESNSELSNDSSDACDVPDLSFGYDQWSNEDFKHYGIVGQDQLNIDQAVTCGEGQWNVDQDVNFGVNRVNINQNLNFGEDQWYTDRDSIYGEDHRGPNHVVDHWKAEDVNKLNSDNLLPSSKLPVPVQQRHGEQFQSARLGVKRRLGPLKSPGSIKKRLGPLKSSVSVKRRLGPLQSPGSVKKHLRPAQDVPNLEFSDYKPHDQYKSQIRETDDFSGSIHPQGDDIPKVKAKPAEMELPEDSEEFKRLVDSAFFKHIKRLHENPALRRQLTGGGSFTTKCCVCASNSKEFAGVVPLAIHAFMSRMAGSRAEHLGFHKALCVLMGWDSASVSNGTWVQRFLPDAEALALKEDMVIFPPVVVIHNTSIANKNPNKRVIVTIEGLEDILKGFGGGKAKVCRGKPANYSILVVTFNATFSGFREAERLHKLFAENKHGRAEFQQITSASLSNSSSEGKQNSLEDQENCLYGYVGLAEDFDKLESETKKRCRVKSKKEIQATAITYL from the exons atgagtGGGCGGAGGCTCGGGGACTACCCGAGTCGTTCTTTGGCGAACCACTGCGCGAAAGCCGAGGAGAGTCGACGTTCGTACTCGGGTCGGGTTTCGGGTTCGGTAAGAGCAAGACCTGAACCGAATTCCCGGAGAGAGTACGATAACCGTCGTTATTATgatggagaaagagagagagacaggcGGCCGCTGGAACCGGCAGGTCTCGGCGCCGGCTTGCCCCTCTCGGAATCGACGTCGATGAAGTTCGAGTGGAACAATCTGCTAGCCCGGAGACCCGCCGTTTCGACCGCGAATCCGGGTTTGAACCGACCCGACTTCGGTTTCAGCTCCGGAAGTGGGAAACTTGGGGTTCCGGACCCTGGTGTGGACCCCACAAGGAAGCTTGCGTATTTTCATGGCGGATTCCCGGCTGCGTTGCCAAAACCCCATGTGGGTATTCAAAAAGTTGAAGACTTTAGGCTCGGTGACCACAATGCATACGTGGGTCCAGAAGATAAGGCCGTGTTTGGCAACGGACCTGCGCGCTCGAGCATTTTGGATCCGGGTTTTCACGGGGTTTCTGATGAATTCAACACAAGTCAAATAACGGGACCACATCAGTCGGTTGATGCCGGTTGGGGATGGCGGAATCCGAAATGGGACTACAATGCCCCTGCATATGGTGTTAGAGAAGTTCCGAGGCCTCCGGTTTACAATGCTTCACTCAGAGCAGGTACTCAGGAGATTAGCCAGTGGAACCAATATCCTAATTTTATGGACCAAACACAACCCGCTGTTCTGAATTATCAATCTTTGAGCGAACAATCGATCTCTGGTTATGATGAAGTTTTGGGTTCTAGTCCGCGAACCCGGAGCTTCGGATTTGGAAGAGATGATGGTCTCGAAAGAGGGCGAGAAGCGTTGTCGTATGAAGGTACATTGAAGAAATTGGCTCCGCTTGAGGGTGATCAAAGTTTGGACGAGCTGACCACCCTGCAAATGTGTGCAATGAGGAAACGTGCTCTAGCTAGGAAACTACGTCGGAATGAATCAAATTCTGAATTGTCCAATGATTCGAGTGACGCTTGCGATGTACCTGACTTGAGTTTTGGGTACGATCAGTGGAGTAATGAAGATTTCAAACATTATGGAATCGTTGGTCAGGATCAATTGAACATTGACCAAGCTGTGACCTGTGGTGAGGGTCAATGGAACGTTGACCAAGATGTGAATTTTGGAGTTAATCGCGTgaacattaaccaaaatttgaattttggagAGGATCAATGGTACACCGACCGGGATTCTATCTATGGAGAGGATCACCGTGGTCCGAACCATGTTGTGGACCACTGGAAAGCAGAAGATGTCAACAAACTAAATTCCGACAATTTGTTACCATCTTCTAAACTGCCAGTACCTGTCCAGCAGCGTCATGGAGAACAATTCCAATCTGCCAGGTTGGGTGTAAAGAGGCGTTTGGGACCTTTGAAGTCACCTGGCAGTATAAAGAAGCGCTTGGGACCGTTAAAGTCCTCTGTTAGTGTAAAAAGGCGTTTGGGACCATTGCAATCACCGGGCAGTGTAAAGAAGCATCTCAGGCCTGCTCAAGATGTTCCTAATCTCGAATTCTCAGATTACAAACCCCATGATCAGTACAAATCTCAAATAAGAGAAACCGATGATTTTAGTGGAAGCATTCATCCTCAAGGGGATGACATTCCAAAAGTTAAGGCGAAACCTGCGGAGATGGAACTTCCTGAAGATTCTGAGGAGTTCAAGAGACTGGTGGATAGTGCCTTTTTTAAGCACATTAAGCGTTTGCATGAAAACCCAGCTCTAAGAAGACAATTAACGGGAGGAGGAAGTTTTACTACAAAGTGTTGTGTATGTGCCAG CAACTCGAAAGAGTTTGCAGGTGTGGTGCCCTTGGCAATACATGCCTTCATGTCACGTATGGCTGGTTCCAGAGCAGAGCACttgggttttcataaagcactTTGTGTGCTAATGGGATGGGACAGTGCATCTGTCTCGAATGGTACATGGGTTCAGCGGTTCTTGCCTGATGCTGAAGCCTTGGCTCTGAAGGAGGACATGGTTATCTTTCCTCCGGTTGTTGTCATTCACAACACTTCCATAGcaaataaaaatccaaataaaAGGGTGATTGTAACTATTGAAGGGCTGGAGGATATTCTTAAAG GTTTTGGTGGGGGGAAGGCTAAGGTGTGCCGTGGGAAGCCTGCAAATTACAGCATCTTGGTGGTGACATTTAATGCCACATTTTCTGGTTTTCGGGAAGCAGAAAGGCTTCACAAGCTTTTTGCTGAGAACAAACACGGGAGGGCTGAGTTCCAGCAGATCACCTCAGCTTCCCTCAGCAACAGCAGCAGCGAAGGGAAGCAAAACTCGCTGGAAGACCAAGAAAATTGTTTATATGGCTATGTGGGACTTGCAGAGGATTTTGATAAACTTGAAAGCGAGACCAAGAAGCGGTGTCGGGTGAAGAGCAAGAAGGAAATCCAGGCTACTGCAATTACTTATTTGTGA